ATGAATTCAAGCTTACGCGAGGCAGGCTGGCTATCTTTGTCATTATCACACTGTGGTCAGAGTCACTATAGATGTTCTTGTCCTGAGCGGGATCGCCTGCTAACATGTACAACTCCCCAGCATGGACATCGGACACATTAACCTAGATGGATGATTGACAAATATAATCTGTTACTGTCATGGAAAATGTCTCCaacatattgtgccagacaagATGGATGgatccatcacacacacagagagagaagataaGAGAGGTATGTGATACACCAACCTGAAATGTTTTAGGGTTGAATCCCAGCCAGAGAGTGTATCGATAGTCCCAGGAGCGTAGCGAGTACCCCATGACCTTTATGTCTTTAAGGTCAGGGAGGTCAGAGTTCACCTAATAGAAGAACATTGAACTATAAAAGTAtcttaaaactgtaaaatgcttTCTGCAGTGCAGTAGATCTACAGCTGCCAACTCATCCTGCGAGCCAGCCAATGAGCTGATGCCAGGCTGCCAAACTGCTCCGTACAGAAATTAACCTACAGCAGGTGCACCACTCATCTGGATGTGTTCATCCAGAGACCTTGCAGCAGGCAGCAATGAGCCAAGCACACAATGCAGAGGGTCAAAGAGCGGCAGTCGTGTAAAGATGACTTTCCCGACCTTCAcagattttgtcattttaaatgcaACTAGAAAAACCATTCATTAAAAGCAACAGTGTGATATATGTATTAAACAAATATACCTGCTAGCTGGCAGAAAATCACAATTTAAACTTTACACAGCTCATGAAAGCCTTTTCATTTGCTTTTCTAAACACTCCCGTCTCACCTGTGGTGTATCAGCAGGTCTAGGGTACTGGCTAAAAGCTATGGCTTCCTCTTCAACTCCTGTTTCTCGGTGCCAGAAGGTGTAGGCCAGGTTCTCTCCTTCTGTACACAACTCCTCCTGAAAGCAAGAAAACAGGCCCGAGAGTGAAGGAAAGGAATGTCAGAGTCATTTAGATCACATTCATCTCAGGCGTGTCAGGGCCCGTTTATTGGTGTTTACGTCTCGATTCATTCTGGTTGACAATCTCAAGACAACGGCATTGGAACAGACGGTACAAAGACGGCTGAAAGGTCTCAGTTCTGTTCTTGCAGTGTGATTtgtagaaaatacaaaaaaatgacatgaaaacatGGTTTCAACTAAAGACCAAAGGAAGCTGATTACAGAATATCAAGGCGTTCAGTCAGTGTTACAGAGTATTACATTTAGAGTCAGACTTTTAATACCTGAATTAGCCCTTTTGTTGTGTCACATATTTGTAACAGTTTGTTAACAAGGTAAAGCAAACCAATGTTGTGAAGCTCTTTTTGAAATGAGCCCTGTTGCCAGCCATTTGATGCGTAATACTTTTCACTAAGTGGAAGATACATCTGTCAGAAATTAGCAAAGTATTGAACAAATTAAAAGTGTTTAGATGGCGccagatgaaaagtcagaggatcagaAGTCATTATGATTCATCCTCTAGGCACCATTTTATAGCAATCAATCCAACAGTTGCGGTCATATTTCAGACTGGACCAAAGAGGGTGGACCAACCAACAGACCGACTGACAATTGCCTTCCTTACAGCCATGTCACCTCTGCCAATGAATGAGTAAACTTTGCTTATAAGTATGATCATAGCTTGAGGTGCATAGCTTAAGTGAAAACTACTAGATACAATAATTGGATTTAACTTTCATCCATTCATACCCGAAAAGAAACATCAGGACAAGGTTCAGGAGCTTTGAGGCCGGCCATGTAAGAGACGGTAGGAaaaacatccaccagctccacGATGTTTCTTATAACTTGGTCATCTGGAAGAGAGAGTGGTCAGCCAATTAGAGAAAGGGTTATATAGCCACTAAAATTTATAAgaagctctgctctgaaattTCATCATCATTGCAACATTTGCATTTGGAGTGAAAACTGTCCGAGGTAAAATATCAAAGTGGATCCCTGTCTAAATACGTTTGGGAGCTCTATATCAAAGACTTCATTAAAGCCGAGTTGGCATAATAATACATGTTTTAACAAGGTTTATTTGAGGAATTAGGACCAAAAATGAGACTTCAGTTCCCTTTTCTGACTTGAACTGCACGGTGCTATTAAATGATAAAAGAATAGTTTGTGCTTCATGTCTTACTCTTAAAGCTGAACTCTGACTGGGCGAGGACATCAATAAAGGGAAAGGTAGACTCTCCCAGCGGATCACGTGCGAGTGAGGTGAAGCCAGGAACGTAGAAGATGAGAGGAACGCGTGTTGTCACATCAAAATTTGAATATTTAGCCCATTCGCCGTGTTCTCCTAACGACCAACCTGTAACAAGAGATTATTGAAGATGTTAGTTCAAAACGACTGAGGCAGATggaagggaaaaaagagaaCGAAAAACTGTAAATCTATATCatacaaataacattttagaTACAGAAAGGTTTGAGGCAATCCCATTCACTGATGTCTTTCCCCAGCCATCTTCCATTTAAAAAAGATGGCATTTGATTGAGCTTTactggatatatatatatcaaacaGTCATGGAAAGGATTCACTCTAGCATCCTCCACTGAAGGAGACATTAAAAGAAATTGAGTTTCCAAGTCACAAAGTTTTGAAAAAAAGGGAGgtagtgcaaaaaaaaaaaaaaaaaaaaaaaaaaagagctgggTTTTTAGAGGAGACCGAACTTGTGGAAGGAGGTAATGGCACAATATGCTGTTACGCCACTGCCATCTGGTGGAGAAACAGACAAGCAAAAACTCTGCAatgtttacataaaaaacaagtaaaatctCCCTCAAATGCTGAACTTGTGTGCACCTGAAAACTGACAGTGTGTCAACCAACCATGATCTGAGGTAAACACCACCATAGTGCTGTCAGTCAACCGCAGCTCATCAAGAGTGCTAAGCAGCCGCCCAACTTGAGCATCCATATAAGACACAGCAGCGTAATAGTGCTGACGGATCCGCAGCTGGAACGCAAGACACACAATATTATTAGCGCATATTTCAGGGAGTAGCAACATGGGAACcaaattataaatgttttaaaagtgttGAGAGCAGCAAGATCATACCTGGAAGTCTTTAGGAATTGGTCCATAGGGGAAACTAATGTTGAGTTTTTGGACATCATCTCTCTTCCTCACATCCATCCAGGGGTTGTAGGCCACAGGTGGAAGGAGTTCAGGGACATTGGGGTCAGGAGCCAGAGTCATTTGGTCTATGGGATACAGACTCAGGTACTCCTAGAATATACAAGCAACAACTTTTAAACTATGTTAAATAAAGCCAGGTACAATTTACATAACAGGTGGATTTGATTTGTGACAACAGAAGTTATTTTCTTGGGCCCAGATACTATTAatagttattttaaattatCTAAATTTAACTGTCCTGTTTACCCACAATGCTATGGTCCCATTTTTCTGCCAAGAAACAATGCTAAAAATAAGTCTACCAACAGCcatccatgcttttattacatcacatacagtttattattgaatgtattatattttcttCTGACCTCTGGGAGGAGCCTCAGGCCTTCACAGCCTCAGGCCTTCACAGCCTCAGGCCTTCACAGCCTCAGGCCTTCACAGCCTCAGGCCTTCACAGCCTCAGGCCTTCACAGCCGGGACTTGTGGCTGTTTAACAAAATGTGATGGGAGCTTTTGCCGTTTGTTCCTCTTTCACTCTGAAACAAGCTCTTACCATTTCTCAGACAGGCCAAATCAGCCACATCTCTAAGAAGCATCTAAAacccatgtttttatttctcttgaTTTTACAGCTTTAATTTTATGGCCTGCACACTTCTCCTTCATGTATTTGTCTTCTCTGTCTGCGTCTGCACTTTGGTAACTTCAGTGCTATATAGATTACAAAAAGTTTGCCTGCTTGCATTTTCCCATTCTGATTATGGCTATTGCATTAAACTTACTACAGTATTTGTGTTTTAAGTAAAAATATTGAAGGtattactttaaaaacaaaagatgaaGGTTTGGAGTTTGAACTTTGGTTAAGGGAGAGGAATTCCATTATTTTCTGTAATTACAGATGATCGTGTTTGAAGTTGCAATAGTACAATCCTAATATTACACCATTAGTATTGTGAAATCACTACCTTAttacctacctacctatatTGTTGTTACTGCTAAGATATTTACTGTTGCCTCTAATAACCTTGATAATGCAGCACAAACTTGGGGCTAttgagatttttatttatttatttattttaaacagacCTGGTTATTATTGTCAATTTACGGCAGACAGGGATCCCCCTTTCCTTACAGCCATAAAGGAAGTTAGACCTCTGACACTCGAGTATTGCACATGTCTTTAGCTTTATCGACTTACATCATTCCAGAAACTGCATTTTTTTGAGCAGAGATCGCTGTATGTGCAGACAGCATGGTGTAAATCACGCCCGTCTCTGCTCTCATTCAACACGTCTCAATTTATAGTTTGTGGGAAATCTCTTCAGCATGCTGACATGCGTCTCATTTCCGCCCGTCTCTGCTCTCATTCAACCTCCACTTCATCATACTCTCTTCCTCATTTATGCCGAATTGGATCCCCCATATATCTAGACAGGTCCTCATTAAATTCACTTCACATACAGTGTGCATCTCTCAATTTTAGCTTTCCAAGGTTCCCATTCTTTCGTCTCCTCCTAGGTTTTAAACACACAGCCCCACATTAAAACTAGCTCCTTGATGGGTGTATCTTTGGGCTTTCCCTTCATAAAATgcagtgta
This portion of the Micropterus dolomieu isolate WLL.071019.BEF.003 ecotype Adirondacks linkage group LG19, ASM2129224v1, whole genome shotgun sequence genome encodes:
- the ids gene encoding iduronate 2-sulfatase isoform X1, encoding MYMCVIIWLLLLLPHTQALGVVPRRDRRNVLLIMADDLRTSLGCYSDSVVKSPNIDQLASKSQVFLNAYAQQAVCAPSRTSMLTSRRPDTTRLYDFKSYWRVHSGNYTTLPQYFKSRGYITMSVGKVFHPGIASNYTDDYPYSWSIPAYHPASFRYEKKKMCKGDDGKLYANLLCAVNVTEQPGGTLPDMESTDEAVRLLKSRVSNDDPFFLAVGFHKPHIPFRIPQEYLSLYPIDQMTLAPDPNVPELLPPVAYNPWMDVRKRDDVQKLNISFPYGPIPKDFQLRIRQHYYAAVSYMDAQVGRLLSTLDELRLTDSTMVVFTSDHGWSLGEHGEWAKYSNFDVTTRVPLIFYVPGFTSLARDPLGESTFPFIDVLAQSEFSFKNDQVIRNIVELVDVFPTVSYMAGLKAPEPCPDVSFREELCTEGENLAYTFWHRETGVEEEAIAFSQYPRPADTPQVNSDLPDLKDIKVMGYSLRSWDYRYTLWLGFNPKTFQVNVSDVHAGELYMLAGDPAQDKNIYSDSDHSVIMTKIASLPRTESLQMRMRLQLLYLTAGMKTSRRKA
- the ids gene encoding iduronate 2-sulfatase isoform X2, which produces MLTSRRPDTTRLYDFKSYWRVHSGNYTTLPQYFKSRGYITMSVGKVFHPGIASNYTDDYPYSWSIPAYHPASFRYEKKKMCKGDDGKLYANLLCAVNVTEQPGGTLPDMESTDEAVRLLKSRVSNDDPFFLAVGFHKPHIPFRIPQEYLSLYPIDQMTLAPDPNVPELLPPVAYNPWMDVRKRDDVQKLNISFPYGPIPKDFQLRIRQHYYAAVSYMDAQVGRLLSTLDELRLTDSTMVVFTSDHGWSLGEHGEWAKYSNFDVTTRVPLIFYVPGFTSLARDPLGESTFPFIDVLAQSEFSFKNDQVIRNIVELVDVFPTVSYMAGLKAPEPCPDVSFREELCTEGENLAYTFWHRETGVEEEAIAFSQYPRPADTPQVNSDLPDLKDIKVMGYSLRSWDYRYTLWLGFNPKTFQVNVSDVHAGELYMLAGDPAQDKNIYSDSDHSVIMTKIASLPRTESLQMRMRLQLLYLTAGMKTSRRKA
- the ids gene encoding iduronate 2-sulfatase isoform X3, whose amino-acid sequence is MTSSPIGESILETTQLYHSTLNLEGTSQCLWARYFIQVLPPTTLMTTPTVGPSLPTTQLHLDMRKKKMCKGDDGKLYANLLCAVNVTEQPGGTLPDMESTDEAVRLLKSRVSNDDPFFLAVGFHKPHIPFRIPQEYLSLYPIDQMTLAPDPNVPELLPPVAYNPWMDVRKRDDVQKLNISFPYGPIPKDFQLRIRQHYYAAVSYMDAQVGRLLSTLDELRLTDSTMVVFTSDHGWSLGEHGEWAKYSNFDVTTRVPLIFYVPGFTSLARDPLGESTFPFIDVLAQSEFSFKNDQVIRNIVELVDVFPTVSYMAGLKAPEPCPDVSFREELCTEGENLAYTFWHRETGVEEEAIAFSQYPRPADTPQVNSDLPDLKDIKVMGYSLRSWDYRYTLWLGFNPKTFQVNVSDVHAGELYMLAGDPAQDKNIYSDSDHSVIMTKIASLPRTESLQMRMRLQLLYLTAGMKTSRRKA